From a region of the Cucumis sativus cultivar 9930 chromosome 6, Cucumber_9930_V3, whole genome shotgun sequence genome:
- the LOC101213283 gene encoding uncharacterized protein LOC101213283, translating into MGNCNCLFIDNKPIRIMKTDGKILEYKSPTRVFQVLSDFSGHEISDAVPVSHHLHRTAKLLSGHLYFLIPKEPEEKKPKKAVRFAEPEKETATGGGVVRIKVVMTKKELQEMVERGGISAEEMICKIKNGCGEISSRSEMEEEEDDDDDDEESELQRWKPVLESIPESEVAC; encoded by the coding sequence ATGGGCAACTGTAATTGTTTGTTCATCGATAACAAACCCATCAGAATCATGAAAACCGACGGCAAAATCCTTGAATACAAATCCCCCACTAGAGTTTTCCAAGTCCTCTCCGATTTCTCCGGCCACGAAATCTCCGACGCCGTTCCCGTCTCTCATCATCTCCACCGAACCGCCAAGCTTCTCTCCGGCCACCTCTACTTTCTCATACCCAAGGAACCAGAAGAGAAAAAGCCCAAGAAGGCGGTCCGGTTCGCTGAACCGGAGAAGGAGACGGCCACCGGTGGAGGGGTGGTGAGAATAAAAGTGGTTATGACGAAAAAGGAGCTGCAGGAAATGGTTGAAAGAGGAGGAATTTCGGCAGAGGAAATGATTTGTAAGATTAAAAATGGATGTGGGGAAATTAGTAGCAGatcagaaatggaagaagaagaagatgatgatgatgatgatgaagaatcGGAGTTACAAAGATGGAAGCCGGTTCTTGAAAGTATACCGGAAAGTGAAGTTGCTTGCTAG